In Wolbachia endosymbiont (group A) of Pogonocherus hispidulus, the genomic stretch TTGAATCGCAATGAAGATGGTAAATCATTTAGTCTAACAACAAAGTGGCTGCTATCGTTTGTGTGGCATTTTATATTCTTTTTCTCATCACCATGAACAACAATGTTGACTTCATTGCTTGGTATGTAGATATATACTGATTTATCAAACAATCTATTTTTTATCAATAAAGCATCAGATGAGATGGTTAATTGCTCATTGGAAAATTTTGGGTTTGTCACACGGAAAATTAGGTTAGAAGGAAGTCCACTAAAATCATGTGAAATATCAAACTTTTCGTCGTTAATGTATAGTATTGTTTCAGCTAAAAGATTTTTTACCTTACATGCAGAAAAATACCAAAAACCACTATACGCTACAGGAATAAACAAAAGTAAAGAGATGATAATATAGATAAAAATCTTACGCATAGCTAATCACTCCCCTGTTTATCCAATGATATATTTCTTGTACCCCTTGGTATGGTTACACACAAGCCGTCGATATCTTTTGTGATTTTTATTTGGCACCCAAGTCTTGATGTCTCTGTTAAGCCGAAGGCTAGATCTAACATATCGTTTTCCTCATCAGATATGGGATTATGCGTTTCTACAGCATCATAAAATTCTGGATCAACAATCACGTGGCATGTAGAACAAGCAAGAGAGCCTTCACATGCACCTTCAAGCAGATCTTGATCACTTCTGTGGGCTAAATTAAGCAGAGTTTCTCCCTCTGCAGCTTCATAGCTTTTCTTACTCCCATCAGGTAAAACAAAAGTAACAGATGGCATATTATTCCTATTAAAATCCTTACTAATTTCTCTATATCCTACAGGTAATAACTAATATTTGCAAACTCTTTGCAATTCCAGTACCTATATTTCTTGTTATCCAAGTACCTCCTTTAGCATAGATCCCGCTAACAAGCAGCGGGATGACGATTGTCAGGCCAGCGCCCCTATGATGTCATTCAAGTAGCTGACACTGGTTCCTTTATGATGATGTCATCCCAGTGCTTGACACTGGGATCCAGAAGACTTAATTTCAACCAAATAATAAAGGCTGGATTCCCAGTGTCAAGCACTGGGATGACATCCTCCCTTGTGGAAATTGCTCTCAAATCACAATGTTCGTACAGCTATGGATTCATTCACGGTATCTCAGCATAGATTCCGCTAACGAGTAGCGAAATGACGAATTTGTTGTTTTTCAAATTGTAGGTAAACCCAAGCCACTTTAGCTATAACAGCCGTACTATTGAATATCTTTATAATTTTGTATATCATGTTTTTAGTTGATAAGTGAATAATCATGAGCTTCGTCATTGCAACTTTCTATCACTTTGTAGAACTCTCTAATTATTATGACATGAAAGACGAAATAAAAACTGCATGCGACAACATTGAATTAAAGGGTACTATACTCCTTGCAGAAGAGGGTATTAATGCAACCGTATCTGGTGAAAGAAACGCGATTGATAAAATATTCGATTTTCTACGTTCTGATTATAGGCTAAGGGACCTTACATGGAAAGAGAGTGCAGCAGAATATCAACCATTTAGCAAGATGAAGGTAAAATTAAAAAGAGAGATTGTGAATCTTGGTGTAAGCAATCTTGATATTTCCCTTAAGGGTAAATATGTTGATCCAGAGCATTGGGATGATTTTACTTCTCAACCTGACGTTTTAGTAATAGACACAAGAAATGAGTATGAAGTGAAATTAGGCAAGTTTAAAAATGCAATTAATCCACATACTCAGCGTTTTCGCGATTTTCCTGAGTGGGCAAAGTCTTTCTCTGAGAGTAAAGACCTGAAAGTAGCTATGTACTGCACTGGTGGGATTAGATGCGAAAAATCAACAGCGTACATGAAAAATCTTGGATTTAACAATGTGTACCACCTGAAAGGCGGCATTCTTTCTTACCTTGAAAAAACTTATAATAAAAACGGTAATTGGGAAGGTGAGTGTTTTGTTTTTGATGATAGAATTGCTGTTGATAACTCACTTACTCCAAGCAACACAATAAAATGCATACTCTGCTCAAATCAAGTTTCAACTGATGAACTGAAGTCAGTTCCACGTGGCCAAGTGGTTTGTTCTGATTGTAAACTTCAGTGTTATAGCTATAATAAGTAAGAATTCCCTTTACTTGACCTTTATAATCCCAGCGCGTGACGCTGGGATTGGTTTCCCTTACTTCACCATAACTACCTCAAACAGAATCGGAGGTAAAATCCCTGACCCTGAAAACGCTGGTGTTAGTTTTTCTCACCCACTGCAGATATTGCACGGTACTATCCACTTGGTCATCGTGGCGAGCTTCCGGAAACATTAAAATCTCATACTCAAAATCGTTCAGCCATACTGCTTGGTGCGGCAGAAAAACCTTGCCAGACTCTATAATCGGAGCAATCTGATAAAATCGAGAGAGTTTGTCATTGTGTGGCACTATTTCAATAATGGGTAAATTACTGTTTGCTTTTAGCTCTTGTGTTAATTGTTGACCACTTGTTTTTGCTTCGATTAAAATTGCGTGTGGCATCCATCTTGCAGCTAGTGACAGAACTTGCTCTTTAAGCTTTGGATACTCAAGCTTTGCGCGATATACATCAAGTAAATAGAATTTGTTGTCTGTTTTTGCCCAGGTAGTGCAGACGCTAAAGTTGCTAGAATTGTTCGTTGAAACCGCAGTATCCCAGCTCTGAGTGACATATGAGAGACTATCAGGAAAATTTCTATAGCGCTTCAGCCACTCTCGTTTAATTATACCACTTGAAAGTGGCAGAGGGTTCTGTTGATATTGAGCAGCAAAAGCATAACTCCCAAGTTCAGCTTTTATCATCTCAACTTCTTCTTTTCCTCCATAGAGGGGATATAGCAACTGACCTTCTTCTCTTGAGTATAGTATCATTGCAGGTGCAGTGCATGATGCTGTTGTATTATACAACTGCCTGGTTGCAGTTACTTGGATGACAGAAACAGGATGCGCTGGCTTTTTGATTGAATAAACAATCTCCTTATTTTCAGCTATTATTGGCAAACAAATATGATGCCATATGTTTTTTGGTTTAGAGAGAAGATGCTCAGTTAAATCTTCCTGATGTAGCCTATGCATCACAAGAACGATGACTCCTTTTTTTCTATCGTTGAGCCTTGGCACTAGAGTCTGGTCAAACCAGTTTGTAGCACGCTTTCTAAACGTTTCGCTCAAAGCTTGAGCGGAGCTTAGTGGATCATCCACGATAATGAAATCTCCCCCCTCACCAGTTAATGTTCCCCCAACTGATGTTGCAATTCTGCATCCTCTCTGCACTGTTTGGAATTTGTATTTGGTATTCTGATCTTTGGATAGTTCTACCTCTGGAAATAGCTCTCTATACCAACTAGACTGCATTATACATCTTGTATCGAGCGAGTGCTTTTCGCTAAGCAGCCGAGAGTAGCTTGCAACTATTATTCTTGCAGTTGGCTGATTTCCCAGTATCCATGCGGGCCACGCAACACTTACACACATAGATTTCATTGAACGCGGAGGCATATTGAATATTATTCGTCTCACTTCACCAGTACTCGCTGCTTCTAGCCTATCTGCTATGACTTTTATGTACCGATGATTATTATACTCACACCCCGGCACCACCGTTTGAAAGCACAGTTCAATGAATTTTAAAAAGTTGATTTTGTTCATAAGGATCAATATTTCATTGACTTTCTTTAAGATTTTATGTACTGTTAAATTAATATAGTGAGGACTAAGATATGGCAGTAGTAGAAGGAATTAAAACTAAGGAAGGGTTTGTAAAAACTCGAGGAGGGATGAAAATCCAGACAATTACAATTCCCTATAAAAGGGTAGATCAACAAGACAGAAAATACTTAGTTTATTTCGTAGGTGGAGGAAATCGTATTATAAAATCTAAAGAATTGGATTTGCAAAATTGGCAATGGGCTACAGACCAAGATATTACTGTATGTTTATTTAATTACCCTGGCTTAGGCAAGAGCAAAAGCTCTTTTACGTTTCGTAACGATAGAGTTGAATCAGGTATTGCAGTTGTCACTGATTTGTTAAAAAATAATATAAAGCCAGATAATATTATTTGGGGATTGCTTTGGCGGATATGTAGCTGCAGAGGTTCATAAAAATTTTAAAGATGAAAATATACATTTAAGATGTATTGTCAGCAATACTGCTAGTTCACTCAAACAAGCCTCTCTTTATTACTTTGGTTTTATAGCAAAATTAAAAATTTTTCTTGCTCCGATAATCAAATTGGTACTGAAGATTTTTGGTTGTCACTGGAAGACACATAAAATCGTAAATTCAATTACTCCTTAGAACCTGTCTTGAAAGGAGCTAAGCAGCTAATTTAGCAAGCATAATAGTAATCATATTAAAGGAGATATTAGTTTTTGAAGTAAGAGGAATAATCCTTGCTCATACGTCTAAAATTGGAAAGCCAAGCAAAAGTTCTTTCAACAATCCACCGTTTAGGAATAACTTGAAATCCTACAGCATCAGCTGCTTTTTTAGTAATCGTATCCTGTTTTCAATAAACAGTAATTTTGCAATTTACCAATATATCTCTGATCAGCAAAAAACCTTTGTAGCGTTGGAGCTTTTCGTTTAGCTTGAGTAAAAAGATTTAGAGCACCATCACGATCTTGGGATCCAGCTTTTTTGTAATTTTATTGAAAATGTTGTACAGTCGTTTGTTTACAATCAATTTTTCTGGATCCCAGTGTCTGGGCACTGCCTTTGTGTTTGAGGCAAAACCTGCTATAACATTTAACACACTGCTTTCACAAACGAATGTTCGTACAGTTGTGGAATGAATCGCGATATGACGTAGGGAAACCTTTCTTGGGTTAGCTATAATTACTGGATATCTTCAGTTTTTACATATAACATTTTAATATCAAATATAGATCCAAATTAATGTTTTTGAGAGTATTTAAAAATATATTCTTATTTTTAGTAAGCATATTATTCGTCTGTCCTATACTATCGTTAATATCGATTCTATTTACAGAATCAGCAAATTCTGGATGGGTAATCAGCACACTTTTCCCTGAATATATACTGAGTACGTTAATTTTGATGATAGGAGTGGGGGGGATATC encodes the following:
- a CDS encoding transposase; amino-acid sequence: MTKKAADAVGFQVIPKRWIVERTFAWLSNFRRMSKDYSSYFKN
- a CDS encoding type IV secretion protein Dot gives rise to the protein MAVVEGIKTKEGFVKTRGGMKIQTITIPYKRVDQQDRKYLVYFVGGGNRIIKSKELDLQNWQWATDQDITVCLFNYPGLGKSKSSFTFRNDRVESGIAVVTDLLKNNIKPDNIIWGLLWRICSCRGS
- a CDS encoding rhodanese-related sulfurtransferase, with protein sequence MSFVIATFYHFVELSNYYDMKDEIKTACDNIELKGTILLAEEGINATVSGERNAIDKIFDFLRSDYRLRDLTWKESAAEYQPFSKMKVKLKREIVNLGVSNLDISLKGKYVDPEHWDDFTSQPDVLVIDTRNEYEVKLGKFKNAINPHTQRFRDFPEWAKSFSESKDLKVAMYCTGGIRCEKSTAYMKNLGFNNVYHLKGGILSYLEKTYNKNGNWEGECFVFDDRIAVDNSLTPSNTIKCILCSNQVSTDELKSVPRGQVVCSDCKLQCYSYNK
- the terL gene encoding phage terminase large subunit, with the translated sequence MNKINFLKFIELCFQTVVPGCEYNNHRYIKVIADRLEAASTGEVRRIIFNMPPRSMKSMCVSVAWPAWILGNQPTARIIVASYSRLLSEKHSLDTRCIMQSSWYRELFPEVELSKDQNTKYKFQTVQRGCRIATSVGGTLTGEGGDFIIVDDPLSSAQALSETFRKRATNWFDQTLVPRLNDRKKGVIVLVMHRLHQEDLTEHLLSKPKNIWHHICLPIIAENKEIVYSIKKPAHPVSVIQVTATRQLYNTTASCTAPAMILYSREEGQLLYPLYGGKEEVEMIKAELGSYAFAAQYQQNPLPLSSGIIKREWLKRYRNFPDSLSYVTQSWDTAVSTNNSSNFSVCTTWAKTDNKFYLLDVYRAKLEYPKLKEQVLSLAARWMPHAILIEAKTSGQQLTQELKANSNLPIIEIVPHNDKLSRFYQIAPIIESGKVFLPHQAVWLNDFEYEILMFPEARHDDQVDSTVQYLQWVRKTNTSVFRVRDFTSDSV
- a CDS encoding ferredoxin family 2Fe-2S iron-sulfur cluster binding protein, which encodes MPSVTFVLPDGSKKSYEAAEGETLLNLAHRSDQDLLEGACEGSLACSTCHVIVDPEFYDAVETHNPISDEENDMLDLAFGLTETSRLGCQIKITKDIDGLCVTIPRGTRNISLDKQGSD